A single Eleginops maclovinus isolate JMC-PN-2008 ecotype Puerto Natales chromosome 5, JC_Emac_rtc_rv5, whole genome shotgun sequence DNA region contains:
- the ppa2 gene encoding inorganic pyrophosphatase 2, mitochondrial, which yields MSPLLLRSSLGCLDTVLGSFRASRNKLVTQAAAAAPHLYHFRKTMHYQTEERGRPHSPDYRIYFKTSDGKYISPFHDISLIAETEQDNDVPAKKPKKNESEVLFNMVVEVPRWSNAKMEIATKEPLNPIKQDVKKGKLRFVANIFPHKGYIWNYGAIPQTWEDPNHTDAETKCCGDNDPIDVCEIGTEVCCPGQVIQVKVLGILAMIDEGEMDWKVIAINVKDPDAKNLNSIEDVRKSRPGHLEATVDWFRKYKVPDGKPENQFGFNGEFKDKDFAVEIIMSTHEHWRALVQKKKNSGGIECKNISCCESPFKCSAEEARDVVESAPAFDSSHRACPDVDKWHFV from the exons ATGAGCCCACTGCTGCTGCGCTCTTCGCTGGGCTGCCTCGACACAGTTCTCGGCTCATTTCGTGCTTCTAGAAACAAACTCGTcacacaagcagcagcagcagccccgcATCTGTATCACTTCAGAAAAACGATGCACTATCAAACGGAGGAGAGAGGACGCCCCCATTCTCCTGACTACCGGATTTATTTTA AAACATCTgatggaaaatacatttcacctTTCCATGACATCTCACTCATAGCGGAGACAGAACAG GACAATGATGTGCCAGCTAAGAAGCCCAAGAAGAATGAGAGTGAG GTCCTCTTTAACATGGTTGTGGAGGTTCCTCGATGGTCAAACGCTAAAATGGAG ATTGCAACTAAGGAACCCCTGAACCCGATCAAACAAGATGTGAAGAAGGGAAAGCTCCGGTTTGTTGCCAACATATTCCCCCACAAAGGTTACATCTGGAATTATGGGGCAATTCCACAG ACATGGGAAGACCCAAACCACACGGACGCAGAGACAAAGTGTTGTGGTGATAATGATCCCATCGACGTTTGTGAGATCGGCACCGAG GTATGCTGTCCAGGTCAGGTGATCCAGGTGAAAGTGCTCGGCATCCTGGCCATGATCGATGAGGGAGAAATGGACTGGAAGGTCATCGCTATCAATGTTAAGGACCCAGACGCCAAAAACCTGAACA gcaTAGAGGATGTCCGCAAGAGCCGGCCTGGTCATTTAGAAGCCACTGTTGACTGGTTTAGGAAATACAAGGTTCCTGATGGAAAGCCTGAGAACCAATTTGGATTCAATGGAGAATTTAAAGACAAG GACTTTGCAGTTGAGATCATAATGTCCACCCATGAGCACTGGAGGGCACtagtgcagaagaagaaaaacagtggAGGCATCGAATG caaaaatatCTCCTGCTGTGAGAGCCCCTTTAAGTGCAGTGCAGAAGAGGCCAGAGATGTGGTGGAATCG GCCCCTGCATTCGACAGCTCACATCGTGCGTGTCCGGATG TCGACAAGTGGCATTTTGTCTGA
- the arhgef38 gene encoding LOW QUALITY PROTEIN: rho guanine nucleotide exchange factor 38 (The sequence of the model RefSeq protein was modified relative to this genomic sequence to represent the inferred CDS: inserted 2 bases in 1 codon; deleted 2 bases in 1 codon): MDPNEAGGGEKEKEKEKEKVIKRRNRPVFLRYLERRRTDTIVAEDSAKGDFNLGTLVRRSQSDKTEYSAKLKEKMTPHNLSTPLSPALEPEEVRLRKMNRRAKVIQELVQTEKDYLTDLELCIREVVQPLRNMQVVDVDRLFTNTETVCEVSAALLHRLHKAIADPDPEAVVIGEIFIQAKAALEDVYKIYCYHHDDASMSLKSYEENEEIKKHFTTCVLALKKIYDQEGKPNLLNMGSLIIKPVQRIMKYPLLLGELWHATPQDHPDHLPLQEAYTAAKIINVTINEFKRRKDIVMKYKRVDDEGTLRGKLNKFNIHSIRKKGDRFAGYLKILTGVEPQVRDEVFDREEKLFRSLEKAVRQLVKNVQFYLQHIQEMVSVAVQKVQDMEDMIKDPNRNDINGSLHLNGNDPYKHFKDSMERSVLAPLSSLQGMFTAPQKLIQKRYDKLLDYCSRLERSSSFSSSSSSSPTSSSTSLASEEPPGPARRDYEAINALLVEELERLTRPLITXLTNCVVHIVTLLRGLMDKILHRAPSIQQLPAPLSNIAEVQNSIMDELNNLTFVKDNVQKLMERKVSFERQRDKKITVPEVQHQTEEQRAWLLAEYPTSRLYLLKRKCNGCQEQDLSLLEGELVALLEDTDPLGSISRWLVHTGGSQGYVYSTFLKQYNPLRDSQRKGQMIKDQQQQQHSSQQQPVMVDEDFDDISLFVSGSGSSSLRSFNLNTTDSCSILSGLQGESESLEDLEDTSDAEAQQFYAVYAFQARCDQELTLQEYQHVRILQFSDLGGNKDWWLAEANGQKGYVPANYLGRMSYA, from the exons ATGGATCCCAATGAGGCCGGCGGGggtgagaaagagaaggaaaaagagaaggagaaagtgATAAAGAGGAGGAACCGGCCTGTGTTCCTGCGGTacctggagaggaggaggacggacACTATTGTGGCTGAGGATTCGGCCAAAGGTGACTTCAACCTGGGGACGCTGGTGAGGAGGAGTCAGTCTGACAAGACGGAGTACAGCGCTAAACTAAAAG AGAAAATGACACCACACAACCTCTCAACGCCCCTCTCCCCAGCTCTGGAACCAGAGGAGGTGCGTTTGAGGAAGATGAACCGCAGGGCAAAGGTCATTCAGGAGCTCGTGCAGACTGAAAAGGACTACCTCACCGACCTGGAGCTGTGCATCAGAGAGGTGGTCCAGCCTCTACGCAATATGCAG GTTGTGGATGTAGACAGGCTGTTCACCAACACAGAGACGGTCTGTGAAGTATCTGCAGCGCTCCTTCACAGACTGCATAAGGCCATTGCCGACCCCGATCCCGAGGCAGTCGTCATAG GAGAAATATTCATCCAGGCGAAGGCAGCTTTAGAAGATGTATATAAGATTTACTGTTACCATCATGATGATGCTAGCATGTCCCTCAAATCCtatgaagaaaatgaagaaattaagaaacatttcaCCACATGTGTATTAGCTCTGAA GAAAATCTACGACCAAGA AGGGAAACCCAACCTGCTGAACATGGGGTCACTGATCATCAAACCGGTGCAGAGGATCATGAAGTACCCTCTGCTGCTCGGGGAGCTGTGGCACGCCACGCCTCAAGACCACCCTGACCATCTGCCCCTGCAGGAGGCCTACACTGCTGCTAAGATCATCAACGTTACCATCAATGAGTTCAAGAGGCGCAAAGATATCG TTATGAAGTATAAGAGGGTGGATGACGAAGGCACACTGAGGGGCAAACTGAACAAGTTCAACATCCACTCTATCCGCAAGAAAGGTGACAGGTTTGCTGGCTATCTCAAGATCCTCACTGGAGTAGAGCCACAG GTGAGAGATGAAGTATTTGACCGAGAGGAGAAACTGTTCAGGAGTCTGGAGAAGGCTGTGAGGCAGCTGGTCAAGAATGTCCAATTTTACCTGCAGCACATTCAG gAGATGGTATCTGTCGCTGTTCAGAAAGTCCAGGACATGGAGGACATGATCAAGGATCCAAACAGAAATGACATCAACGGCTCATTGCACCTTAATGGAAATGACCCCTATAAGCACTTT AAAGACAGTATGGAGCGCTCGGTCCTcgcccccctctcctccctgcagggCATGTTCACAGCCCCACAGAAGCTCATCCAGAAGCGTTACGACAAATTACTGGATTACTGCAGCCGCCTGGAGCgctcttcctccttttcatcCTCGTCCTCGTCGTCCCCTACTTCTTCCTCCACTTCACTGGCGTCAGAAGAACCGCCCGGTCCCGCCAGAAGAGACTATGAAGCCATCAATGCCTTGCTAGTGGAGGAGTTGGAGAGGTTAACAAGGCCGCTTATAAC TCTGACCAACTGTGTGGTGCACATAGTGACCCTGCTCAGAGGGCTGATGGATAAAATACTACACCGTGCCCCGTCCATACAGCAGCTACCG GCGCCATTGTCAAACATTGCTGAGGTGCAGAACAGCATCATGGATGAGCTGAACAATCTGACTTTTGTAAAAGATAACGTTCAGAAGCTGATGGAGCGAAAAGTCAGCTTTGAGAGACAACGAGACAAGAAAATAACG GTGCCGGAGGTGCAGCATCAAACCGAGGAACAGCGCGCCTGGCTGCTGGCAGAATACCCAACGAGCCGCCTGTACCTGCTGAAGAGGAAGTGTAATGGCTGCCAGGAGCAGGACCTCAGCCTGCTGGAGGGGGAGCTGGTGGCCCTGCTGGAGGACACGGACCCATTAGGCAGCATCAGCCGCTGGCTGGTTCACACTGGAG GTTCACAGGGCTACGTGTACTCCACCTTCCTGAAGCAGTACAACCCCCTGAGGGACTCCCAGAGGAAAGGTCAGATGATCAaagaccagcagcagcagcagcacagcagc cagcagcagcctgtcatGGTTGACGAGGACTTTGACGACATCAGCCTCTTTGTGTCgggcagcggcagcagcagcctgcgCAGCTTCAACCTCAACACGACCGACAGCTGCTCCATCCTCTCTGGACTACAGGGGGAGTCAGAGAGTCTTGAGGACCTGGAGGACACCTCAGATGCCGAGGCTCAGCAG TTCTATGCTGTGTATGCATTTCAAGCACGATGTGACCAGGAGCTGACCCTGCAGGAGTACCAGCATGTCCGCATCCTGCAGTTCTCGGACCTGGGAGGCAATAAAGACTGGTGGTTAGCTGAGGCTAACGGACAGAAAGGATATGTCCCTGCCAACTACCTTGGCAGGATGTCGTatgcataa
- the ints12 gene encoding integrator complex subunit 12, translating to MEMGLACVVCRQMTVSMGNQLVECQECHNLYHQDCHKPQVTDKEVNDPRLVWYCARCTRQMKRMASKPPQKPSPASASSAPVVKDTLVKKTELKAKPDTASTFQAFKRTEVKASTTSANPANSSSSTAGSGLTGWAAFGAKTGPSLPASSKLGSSGPSGSHKTLTTPSSQKPVGLSGLAGAKSGLGSAKTPGSGNGNGSSASPLKPPPPLTLGKQPLNRSSSGEGQAKGSPASGSSSPGSSGAGNGGNNGGGNGNNGNGSKAAPGDKAPTSQESQLNAMKRLQLVKKKAAQKKLKK from the exons ATGGAGATGGGTCTGGCTTGTGTGGTTTGCAG GCAAATGACAGTGTCCATGGGGAACCAGTTGGTGGAGTGCCAGGAGTGCCATAACCTGTACCACCAGGACTGTCACAAGCCCCAAGTGACCGACAAAGAAGTGAATGATCCACGGCTCGTGTGGTATTGTGCCCGCTGCACCAGGCAAATGAAGCGTATG GCCTCTAAACCTCCTCAGAAGCCATCCCCTGCATCTGCATCATCAGCGCCCGTTGTAAAAGACACACTGGTGAAAAAGACGGAGCTTAAAGCCAAGCCGGACACAGCCAGCACCTTCCAGGCCTTCAAAAGAACCGAAGTAAAG GCGTCCACAACATCAGCCAACCCTGCCaacagcagctcctccaccGCAGGCAGCGGTCTTACAGGCTGGGCTGCATTTGGGGCCAAGACAGGCCCATCTCTTCCTGCCAGCTCCAAACTAGGTTCCTCTGGTCCAAGTGGGAGCCACAAGACCCTGACCACTCCCTCCAGCCAGAAACCTGTCGGGCTGTCTGGACTAGCAGGAGCCAAATCGGGGCTCGGGAGTGCAAAGACACCCGGTAGCGGAAACGGAAACGGCTCTAGCGCATCACCTCTAAAACCTCCTCCGCCCCTGACTCTGGGTAAGCAGCCACTGAACCGCTCATCCAGCGGTGAAGGCCAAGCCAAAGGGTCCCCTGCGTCGGGGTCCAGCTCCCCTGGCAGCAGTGGAGCTGGGAACGGAGGAAATAACGGAGGAGGTAACGGGAACAATGGGAACGGGTCGAAGGCGGCACCAGGGGACAAAGCACCGACGTCCCAAGAGTCCCAGCTTAACGCCATGAAACGGTTACAACTGGTGAAGAAGAAAGCAGCGCAGAAGAAGCTGAAGAaatga
- the LOC134864392 gene encoding serine/threonine-protein kinase greatwall-like, protein MVLERFVNNKKNMTGQMKAERAAFALRKSPFVVLLFYSLQTATKIYLVMEYLIGGDVKSLLHHYGYFDQDMSVQYISEVALALDYLQRHGIIHRDLKPDNMLICNKGHVKLANFGLNKVKLDGELCISDILTTPSLATPKRDYFRTPGQMLSLVSSLGFNSPAADGEPPCSASASSGPLSCGRVRQKKVSVASPLLKKKRAATPQSMATSYTPLRTPKSIKRGAPPVEGVPILETPDYLAPELLLGKPHDCMVDWWALGVCLFEFLTGVPPFNDDTPPVVFQNILNRDIPWPEEEEELSANARNATEILLTMDMTERAGTQSTPAAGGPAFHTSARG, encoded by the exons ATGGTCTTAG AAAGAtttgtcaacaacaaaaaaaacatgacgGGCCAGATgaaggcagagagagcagcattTGCTTTGAGAAAAAGCCCCTTCGTGGTGCTGCTGTTTTACTCCCTTCAGACGGCCACCAAGATCTATCTGGTCATGGAATATCTCATTGGTGGAGATGTCAAATCTCTGCTACACCATTATGGGTATTTCGACCAGGATATGTCTGTCcaatacatttcagaggttgcaCTGGCTCTGGACTACCTCCAACGTCATGGTATAATCCACAGGGACCTAAAGCCAGACAACATGCTTATCTGTAACAAAGGTCACGTTAAGCTGGCGAACTTCGGCCTTAATAAAGTCAAGCTTGACGGAGAACTGTGTATCTCGGACATCCTCACTACTCCTTCCTTGGCTACACCAAAACGAGATTACTTCCGCACCCCGGGTCAAATGCTCTCCTTAGTCAGCTCTCTTGGATTTAATTCACCTGCAGCAGACGGAGAGCCCCCCTGCAGCGCGTCTGCATCGTCGGGTCCCTTGTCATGCGGCAGAGTAAGACAGAAGAAGGTCTCTGTTGCTTCTCCCttgctgaagaaaaaaagagcagcc ACTCCTCAGTCCATGGCGACCTCCTACACGCCCCTTAGGACTCCAAAGAGCATCAAGAGGGGGGCACCACCTGTTGAGGGTGTACCCATTTTAGAAACTCCTGACTATTTGGCACCAGAGCTTCTCTTGGGAAAACCACATGACTGCATGGTGGATTGGTGGGCGCTTGGCGTGTGTCTTTTCGAGTTCCTCACAGGTGTGCCACCTTTCAACGATGACACTCCCCCTGTGGTCTTCCAGAATATCCTCAACAGAGATATTCCCTggcctgaggaagaggaggaactgtCTGCAAATGCAAGAAATGCCACAGAGATTCTCCTAACCATGGACATGACAGAAAGAGCCGGAACTCAAAGCACACCCGCTGCTGGAGGGCCTGCCTTTCATACCTCAGCCAGAGGATGA